Within Aspergillus oryzae RIB40 DNA, chromosome 2, the genomic segment GGAAGTAACCTTGAATTCGAACTGTGCCGGTTGCAGTTCGTCTGGCTTTTCCATGGTGGGCCTGATAGGCAGGGACCTATTCCCACAGGGCGACAAGAGGCTTTGGAGTACGCCAGGCGCGAATTTCAGAGTTTCTTACCCAGGTATCTCCGGGAGGTTCAACAGCTTATAGGAGCAATGGCTTTCTGTCCCAATCTGCAAGACTCTCCTTATAaagccatcttcaacaatcCGTCTGCGTGGGAAGATGTGGCACACTCTTTTACTCGGGAATTCTGCTCTCTCCTCGGGTTATCTGCTGATTCGCCTCTGTACATCGCTGCTACAGCCGGTGCGATAGCCCTGCCGACGTTATTAAAGCTGCAAACCATCATGAAAGCAAAGCGCACAGAATGGACCACAGAAAATGAGCTTCCGGTGAGTGCAGCCagtcctttttttttcgtgCTATCTTTCGCTAATTGTGTACAATCTAGGTCGAAATTCCGCTTCCACCGTCGTAcctcttccattccatttTCGTCTGCCCCGTTTCCAAGGAACAAACCACTGATGACAATCCcccgatgatgatgccatgTGGTCACGTTATCGCAGAGGAATCACTTAAACGGTTATGCAAGGGCAGTAGATTCAAGTGTCCTTATTGCCCTATGGAAAGTCATCCCCGGGAGGCGAGGAAGGTCTTCCTGTAGGACATGATAGATATTGGCTTTTCTGTTTCGGTGGTTGAATGGCGTAATGGTGAGACATCTCTACACACATCAAGTTTTGAATTGCAAATGGAAATCGGAATTGGGAGCGTGGGCATGTTATGTTACCTCTGGCGTTTGGGGTAATCGGCAAATTCCGGACTGGACATGGTTTTTAAAGGGCTATACATATTGACAGCCCAAGCATATATCTTTATCAATGCTATAATTAAACTACTGACTGGAATGTGATGTCTTCGAAAGTTCCACGAGCTAAATTCACTAGataagaaagagaaatgaaaaggggCTAAAAAAAATGCCGAGATGCGATTACCCCCACGTTGTCCCCATCAATGATAGATCCAGTTCTCTTACAAGTTTTACCACCAGGGGGATCTGTGGTTGCATAAACCCATGAAACATGCAAGTAAGAGATCGTCCAAATTCAATTGATGTATCAAGTTTCCAGTCCAACTGAAGCAAACAATTCGTCTATTGCGGTCTTGGGATCCACaccccctttcccttttccgTAACGTAATTGGGCAATGGCTGCCCCGTGACTGCGCGAGGATTTGGCGATGCACGAAACCACTTTACGCGTGCATTACCCAGCCTTACGCGTCTCCAATCATCGTTGCAGATAATATTCTCGACAGACAAGAGACGAAATCCTGGTCGAGCTGATGGTTAACAAGATGGATGCATCAGAAAC encodes:
- a CDS encoding ubiquitin-protein ligase RMD5 (predicted E3 ubiquitin ligase) — protein: MELVKKEHERLAKKIKAAQGIKNVQTTIDLLQSARDAIASDSSQTSITLAKLQNSVKSSFDSINDSLKDTHSSLNKYSKALDKLFKDRPLPSTEHDALASQEHLINRAIAMHLLREGQFSVAATFLSEMAEKKAMESQQQASTGASENAATLLDIDEVPSNEVRKQFATMYYILHEMKENNNLLPAIQWSRDNREALEARGSNLEFELCRLQFVWLFHGGPDRQGPIPTGRQEALEYARREFQSFLPRYLREVQQLIGAMAFCPNLQDSPYKAIFNNPSAWEDVAHSFTREFCSLLGLSADSPLYIAATAGAIALPTLLKLQTIMKAKRTEWTTENELPVEIPLPPSYLFHSIFVCPVSKEQTTDDNPPMMMPCGHVIAEESLKRLCKGSRFKCPYCPMESHPREARKVFL